Proteins co-encoded in one Salvia splendens isolate huo1 chromosome 4, SspV2, whole genome shotgun sequence genomic window:
- the LOC121798009 gene encoding TVP38/TMEM64 family membrane protein YtxB-like yields MTCNAVDEEDRRLVEDYVKLEGGGGGQWHAETSTSGCCGGDTGGGDEASSDGGWWLWSLWWWVKLVLVVLFVAVLGAVFFKWIGPFFMDKEIIPMINWVQSTFSTTILGLIVFASLAIFPVFLIPSTPSKWVAGMTFGYGYGFLLITAGVLIGSSIPYFIGSLFYHRIHAWLERHPKRASIIRLAGEGNWFSQFRAVSLIRISPFPYIIYNYCAVATDVRYVPYLLGTAVGMVPDIIVALYTGILIKTLANASQDGKPMPVSQMVINVAGFCITVSATVAVTWYAKRRLKELQMQEELLL; encoded by the exons ATGACTTGCAATGCTGTGGATGAGGAGGATCGCAGGCTCGTGGAGGATTACGTGAAATTGgagggtggcggcggcggccaGTGGCATGCTGAGACGTCGACGTCTGGTTGTTGCGGAGGCGACACAGGCGGAGGCGATGAGGCTTCCTCTGATGGTGGGTGGTGGTTGTGGTCTTTGTGGTGGTGGGTGAAACTTGTGCTGGTGGTCTTGTTTGTTGCCGTTTTGGGCGCGGTTTTCTTCAAATGGATCGGACCCTTTTTCATGGATAAG GAAATTATACCCATGATAAATTGGGTGCAGAGTACTTTCAGCACAACTATTTTAGGACTCATAGTGTTTGCTTCTCTGGCAATATTCCCAGTATTTCTTATACCTTCTACACCATCCAAGTGGGTTGCTGGGATGACTTTTGGTTATGGTTATGGTTTTCTGTTGATCACTGCTGGAGTTTTGATTGGCAGTTCTATTCCTTATTTCATTGGTTCATTATTCTACCATAGAATCCAT GCATGGTTAGAAAGGCACCCAAAGCGAGCTTCGATCATAAGACTGGCTGGCGAAGGAAACTGGTTTAGTCAGTTTCGAGCTGTTTCTTTGATTAGGATTTCCCCATTCCCTTATATCATATATAACTACTGTGCCGTGGCTACAGATGTGAGATATGTTCCTTATTTGTTGGGGACTGCGGTGGGAATGGTGCCAGATATAATTGTTGCACTTTACAC AGGGATCCTGATTAAAACATTAGCTAATGCTTCACAAGATGGGAAGCCTATGCCAGTTTCCCAGATGGTGATTAACGTGGCCGGGTTTTGCATCACTGTGAGCGCGACTGTAGCAGTGACGTGGTATGCAAAGAGGCGACTGAAGGAACTACAGATGCAAGAGGAGCTTTTGTTGTAG